A genomic stretch from Amia ocellicauda isolate fAmiCal2 chromosome 23, fAmiCal2.hap1, whole genome shotgun sequence includes:
- the ninl gene encoding ninein-like protein isoform X2, whose protein sequence is MDEDEQTRYVSQLREVFDSCDTTGTGYLDKEELAELCRKLHLEPHLPVLLNTLLGPDHYARVNFEEFKEGFVAVLSHSLELSTSEDESSYLEPVVPEEVKPKFVKGAKRYGRRSRPEGPDSETKITADCAETLPFRAAKADPFPVAGRRLQLRRSTSLESVESLKSDEEAPSNKQTAHEMFEAEGQLKKWKPDVSSSPRQTDSPQQDVTDGQMLAIWEELGVGVSGYLNRQELSVVCENIGLQDLRTKELDLLFHKLDTDRDGRVGLKEFQRGLFRHNPSSAPTSSTPIKPQPQRSLSQAFKDSAGRSASPSLLSATVGPRLLSCIDDGSGFVTADQVITIWSDEGIRNGGGILQMLDFPLDEKLSLAELTLALDNELLVSGNGLHQAALVSYKTEIQFLHVQAEQACKERDKFRADLERAEKRNVQLAREVDDRHAAMETLNESKIKDIEQEYRDKLAAMRSEAEGETERLLQQAGQHRTRLEEELESVRAQGVGLREDVSATVQENIHLEKELSELRRKLSESERTVSKLQRDLDHLLIDKFGSFDSLGTGLLSEEERFSQIIKEYELQCRELRDRNDELNTELEMLRGSRPDRKSHQTQDSRAGQSRTGVRPLPADSDSDDQDIPRTDEYPRVRRKLHIADRNGLGSLQNDPPDMSIETELAMQQLKDNHQQEVQDLKIQLETKVNFYERNIELMKRNMEVERKDIGEGFKLEISELEEQKGQLEERCERLQAAVAALKAQLQNASLGPEQEKRLLRERAELEQNYAKEISNLVQRLSAEKDQLEEELTSQRELEVQQIRAELDKVNSENSALKDQLSALQEHVQKLNVDLNRKTKELEQVMSEMEKKQSDVELVYKENARYRAEVLEMSNRNLQLSSENAELNSHIKADQGAIQLLNERLAEVSLQKGEEAALTRQLQEASARLQREQLQQEASWQRERELKDQELHLAKEQLQHLKAVESELTSLALKHQWLGQDKDRLEKEAEERNQKIEELQASLQALSNQVDQLHSQLLAANRDRGLLTEEAAANQKRLEESMEKIQELEASAARLQHEKEQLIVARRQQEQQEVLSLRTESQTLRSQSQDLQRKVEAMQSREAELRHVTQECQALRSRQVQLESDLQDSRDQLLEARTSLTLAQSRHARELEQLRERADAALPREQAQSLQGQLVEERHRGQELQEQLQAQAQQAGMQMSLQQEQYENVLKRMEEKMEDVEAKLRNLRVMLQEKVDQLKEQLSKNAKSDVLLKDLYVENSQLMKALQVTEQRQKSVEKKNFALEEKIAALNKLLRKIAPATLTA, encoded by the exons ATGGATGAGGACGAGCAGACCCGCTATGTCTCGCAGCTCAGGGAGGTGTTCGACAGCTGCGACACCACTGGCACCGGCTACCTGGACAAGGAGGAGCTGGCGGAGCTGTGCCGCAAACTGCACCTGGAGCCGCACCTTCCCGTGCTGCTGAACACGCTGCTGGGGCCGGACCACTATGCCAGG GTGAACTTTGAGGAGTTTAAGGAAGGTTTCGTGGCCGTGCTGTCCCACTCCCTGGAGCTCAGCACCTCTGAGGATGAGAGCAGCTACCTGGAGCCAG TCGTCCCGGAAGAGGTGAAGCCCAAGTTCGTGAAGGGGGCGAAGCGTTATGGGCGCAGGTCTCGCCCTGAGGGTCCCGACTCGGAGACGAAGATCACTGCGGACTGCGCAGAGACCCTCCCCTTCAGGGCGGCCAAGGCCGACCCCTTCCCTGTGGCCGGCAGGCGGTTGCAGCTGAGACGCTCCACGTCGCTGGAGAGTGTGGAG AGCCTCAAGTCCGATGAAGAAGCGCCGAGCAATAAACAAACTGCACACGAAATGTTTGAGGCAGAAG GCCAGCTGAAGAAGTGGAAGCCGGATGTGTCGAGCAGCCCGAGACAGACGGACAGTCCACAGCAGGACGTGACGGATGGACAGATGCTGGCGATCTGGGAGGAGCTGGGGGTGGGCGTCAGTGGCTACCTCAACAGACAGGAGCTGTCCGTCGTGTGTGAAAACATCGGCCTCCAGGACCTCCGCACCAAG GAACTGGACCTGCTGTTCCACAAGCTGGACACGGACCGGGACGGCCGAGTGGGCCTGAAGGAGTTCCAGAGGGGGCTCTTCCGACACAACCCCTCCTCCGCAcccacctcctccacccccATTAAGCCCCAGCCCCAGCGGTCTCTCAGTCAG GCCTTCAAGGACAGTGCTGGCAGGTCggcttccccctctctcctctcagcCACCGTGGGACCCCGCCTGCTGTCCTGCATCGACGATGGCTCCGGCTTTGTGACCGCTGATCAGGTGATCACCATCTGGAGCGACGAGGGCATCAGGAACGGCGGTGGCATCCTCCAG ATGCTGGACTTCCCTCTGGACGAGAAGCTCAGTCTGGCTGAGCTGACACTGGCGCTGGACAACGAGCTGCTGGTCAGCGGGAATGGACTCCACCAGGCCGCCCTCGTCAGCTACAAAACTGAAATCCAGTTCCTGCA TGTCCAGGCAGAGCAGGCCTGTAAGGAGAGAGACAAGTTCCGGGCCGACCTGGAGCGAGCTGAAAAGAGGAACGTCCAGCTGGCCAGGGAGGTGGATGACCGGCATGCGGCAATGGAGACCCTGAATGAAAGCAAGATCAA GGACATCGAGCAGGAGTACCGGGACAAGCTGGCGGCCATGCGCAGCGAGGCGGAGGGCGAGACCGAGAGGCTGCTGCAGCAGGCCGGCCAGCACAGGACCCgtctggaggaggagctggagagCGTGCGGGCCCAGGGTGTCGGACTGAGGGAGGACGTGAGCGCCACAGTCCAG GAAAACATCCACCTGGAGAAGGAGCTGAGTGAGCTGAGGAGGAAGCTCTCCGAGTCCGAGAGAACCGTGTCCAAACTGCAGAgggacctggatcacctgctgATCGACAAG TTTGGCAGCTTCGACTCACTCGGCACTGGTCTGCTTAGCGAGGAGGAGCGCTTCTCCCAGATAATCAAGGAGTACGAGCTGCAGTGCAGG GAACTGCGTGACAGGAACGACGAGCTGAACACCGAGCTGGAGATGCTGCGAGGCTCACGGCCCGACAGGAAGTCGCATCAGACACAGGACAGCAGGGCCGGGCAGAGCAGGACTGGCGTCCGCCCACTGCCCGCTGACTCTGACTCCG ATGATCAAGACATCCCCAGGACTGATGAATATCCTCGTGTCAGAAGAAAACTACACATAGCTGACAGAAATG GTTTGGGTTCTCTCCAAAATGATCCACCTGACATGAGCATCGAAACTGAGCTGGCAATGCAGCAGCTGAAAGATAACCATCAGCAGGAGGTCCAGGATCTGAAGATCCAGCTGGAAACAAAG GTCAATTTCTATGAGAGGAATATCGAACTGATGAAGAGGAACATGGAGGTGGAGCGCAAGGACATTGGGGAGGGCTTCAAACTGGAGATCAGCGAGCTTGAGGAGCAGAAGGGCCAGCTAGAGGAGAGGTGCGAGCGGCTGCAGGCAGCCGTGGCGGCTCTCAAGGCCCAGCTGCAAAACGCCTCCTTGGGCCCGGAGCAGGAGAAGAGGCTGCTGAGAGAGAGGGCCGAGCTGGAGCAGAACTATGCCAAGGAGATCTCCAATCTGGTGCAGAGACTCAGCGCAGAGAAGGACCAGCTGGAGGAGGAGCTCACCAGCCAGAGGGAGCTGGAAGTACAGCAGATCAG GGCTGAACTCGACAAGGTCAATAGTGAGAACAGTGCACTCAAAGACCAGCTGTCTGCACTCCAGGAACATGTTCAGAAACTCAACGTTGATCTCAACAGAAAAAC AAAAGAACTGGAACAGGTGATGAGTGAAATGGAGAAGAAACAGAGTGACGTAGAGCTCGTCTACAAAGAG AACGCCAGGTACAGGGCCGAGGTACTGGAGATGAGCAACAGGAACCTGCAGCTGAGCAGCGAGAACGCCGAGCTGAACAGCCACATCAAGGCTGATCAGGGCGCCATCCAGCTGCTGAACGAGAGGCTGGCCGAGGTCTCGCTTCAGAAGGGAGAGGAGGCCGCACTTACcaggcagctgcaggaggcctcggCCAGGCTGCAGCGAGAGCAGCTCCAGCAGGAGGCCAGCTGGCAAAGAGAGCGAGAGCTGAAGGACCAGGAGCTGCACCTCGCCAAGGAGCAG CTCCAGCACCTGAAGGCGGTGGAGTCTGAGCTGACTAGCCTGGCCCTGAAACACCAGTGGCTGGGGCAAGACAAGGACAGGCTGGAGAAGGAGGCCGAGGAGAGGAACCAGAAG ATAGAAGAGTTACAGGCCTCCCTGCAGGCCCTCAGCAATCAGGTCGACCAGCTGCACTCACAGCTCCTGGCAGCCAATCGGGACCGGGGCCTTCTCACTGAGGAGGCAGCAGCCAATCAGAAGAGGTTGGAGGAGTCTATGGAAAAG ATCCAGGAGCTGGAGGCCAGCGCTGCGCGGCTGCAGCACGAGAAGGAGCAGCTGATAGTTGCACGGCGgcagcaggagcagcaggaggTGCTATCTCTCAGGACGGAGAGCCAGACCCTGCGTTCCCAGAGCCAGGATCTCCAGAGGAAG GTGGAGGCGATGCAGAGTCGAGAGGCCGAGCTGAGGCACGTGACCCAGGAGTGCCAGGCGCTAAGGAGCAGACAGGTGCAGCTTGAGTCCGACCTGCAGGACTCCCGGGACCAG CTCCTAGAGGCCCGCACCTCCCTCACGCTGGCGCAGTCACGGCATGCGAGGGAGCTGGAACAGCTTCGGGAGCGGGCGGACGCGGCACTCCCCAGGGAGCAGGCGCAGTCGCTGCAGGGGCAGCTGGTGGAGGAGCGGCACCGGGGGCAGGAGCTGCAGGAACAGCTCCAGGCGCAGGCGCAACAGGCTGGCATGCAGATGTCTCTGCAGCAG GAGCAGTATGAGAACGTGCTGAAACGGATGGAGGAGAAGATGGAAGACGTCGAGGCCAAACTCAGGAACCTCCGGGTGATGCTCCAGGAGAAGGTGGACCAGCTGAAGGAGCAG CTGTCCAAGAATGCCAAGTCGGACGTGCTGCTGAAGGACCTGTACGTGGAGAACTCGCAGCTGATGAAGGCCCTGCAGGTGACGGAGCAGCGGCAGAAGAGCGTGGAGAAGAAGAACTTCGCTCTCGAGGAGAAGATTGCCGCTCTCAACAAGCTGCTGCGCAAGATCGCCCCAGCCACTCTCACGGCCTAG
- the ninl gene encoding ninein-like protein isoform X1, which produces MDEDEQTRYVSQLREVFDSCDTTGTGYLDKEELAELCRKLHLEPHLPVLLNTLLGPDHYARVNFEEFKEGFVAVLSHSLELSTSEDESSYLEPVVPEEVKPKFVKGAKRYGRRSRPEGPDSETKITADCAETLPFRAAKADPFPVAGRRLQLRRSTSLESVESLKSDEEAPSNKQTAHEMFEAEGQLKKWKPDVSSSPRQTDSPQQDVTDGQMLAIWEELGVGVSGYLNRQELSVVCENIGLQDLRTKELDLLFHKLDTDRDGRVGLKEFQRGLFRHNPSSAPTSSTPIKPQPQRSLSQAFKDSAGRSASPSLLSATVGPRLLSCIDDGSGFVTADQVITIWSDEGIRNGGGILQMLDFPLDEKLSLAELTLALDNELLVSGNGLHQAALVSYKTEIQFLHVQAEQACKERDKFRADLERAEKRNVQLAREVDDRHAAMETLNESKIKDIEQEYRDKLAAMRSEAEGETERLLQQAGQHRTRLEEELESVRAQGVGLREDVSATVQENIHLEKELSELRRKLSESERTVSKLQRDLDHLLIDKFGSFDSLGTGLLSEEERFSQIIKEYELQCRELRDRNDELNTELEMLRGSRPDRKSHQTQDSRAGQSRTGVRPLPADSDSDDQDIPRTDEYPRVRRKLHIADRNGLGSLQNDPPDMSIETELAMQQLKDNHQQEVQDLKIQLETKVNFYERNIELMKRNMEVERKDIGEGFKLEISELEEQKGQLEERCERLQAAVAALKAQLQNASLGPEQEKRLLRERAELEQNYAKEISNLVQRLSAEKDQLEEELTSQRELEVQQIRKEAVDEVEQRLSQIKSQHAETQRTLSHQLYCEKSCLQSLRQQYEQDQRMWRAREQDLHLESRKDRLRTEELMSEEQARICNSFALEKKRLEDRHLEQVKLLHSEIQELKTHVAELKKKETLLENCTKSLEAQAALVQRLTADLRTREEELERVTKTVDELQTQQEDKLIYVQVKLESELKEKETVLEGYTSAQEDELRVLRRRRRHGKGELLLQSDDLKSEAEDKGRLVEGLNRQSIAREPLQAQLLDVDGLKRKEQDLQDELEQEGASLLSIQAKLESEMEDKRWLLEDQTHLAVVSNSLSSQVVEKDGELSELRETIDGLESQLKQRDSLILELQVRLESQGRDDDLAKRLQQMEFEAQCQLQQARQDFEREKEKMKEQLLQMEKLVTDLETVMDGGMAHRAELDKVNSENSALKDQLSALQEHVQKLNVDLNRKTKELEQVMSEMEKKQSDVELVYKENARYRAEVLEMSNRNLQLSSENAELNSHIKADQGAIQLLNERLAEVSLQKGEEAALTRQLQEASARLQREQLQQEASWQRERELKDQELHLAKEQLQHLKAVESELTSLALKHQWLGQDKDRLEKEAEERNQKIEELQASLQALSNQVDQLHSQLLAANRDRGLLTEEAAANQKRLEESMEKIQELEASAARLQHEKEQLIVARRQQEQQEVLSLRTESQTLRSQSQDLQRKVEAMQSREAELRHVTQECQALRSRQVQLESDLQDSRDQLLEARTSLTLAQSRHARELEQLRERADAALPREQAQSLQGQLVEERHRGQELQEQLQAQAQQAGMQMSLQQEQYENVLKRMEEKMEDVEAKLRNLRVMLQEKVDQLKEQLSKNAKSDVLLKDLYVENSQLMKALQVTEQRQKSVEKKNFALEEKIAALNKLLRKIAPATLTA; this is translated from the exons ATGGATGAGGACGAGCAGACCCGCTATGTCTCGCAGCTCAGGGAGGTGTTCGACAGCTGCGACACCACTGGCACCGGCTACCTGGACAAGGAGGAGCTGGCGGAGCTGTGCCGCAAACTGCACCTGGAGCCGCACCTTCCCGTGCTGCTGAACACGCTGCTGGGGCCGGACCACTATGCCAGG GTGAACTTTGAGGAGTTTAAGGAAGGTTTCGTGGCCGTGCTGTCCCACTCCCTGGAGCTCAGCACCTCTGAGGATGAGAGCAGCTACCTGGAGCCAG TCGTCCCGGAAGAGGTGAAGCCCAAGTTCGTGAAGGGGGCGAAGCGTTATGGGCGCAGGTCTCGCCCTGAGGGTCCCGACTCGGAGACGAAGATCACTGCGGACTGCGCAGAGACCCTCCCCTTCAGGGCGGCCAAGGCCGACCCCTTCCCTGTGGCCGGCAGGCGGTTGCAGCTGAGACGCTCCACGTCGCTGGAGAGTGTGGAG AGCCTCAAGTCCGATGAAGAAGCGCCGAGCAATAAACAAACTGCACACGAAATGTTTGAGGCAGAAG GCCAGCTGAAGAAGTGGAAGCCGGATGTGTCGAGCAGCCCGAGACAGACGGACAGTCCACAGCAGGACGTGACGGATGGACAGATGCTGGCGATCTGGGAGGAGCTGGGGGTGGGCGTCAGTGGCTACCTCAACAGACAGGAGCTGTCCGTCGTGTGTGAAAACATCGGCCTCCAGGACCTCCGCACCAAG GAACTGGACCTGCTGTTCCACAAGCTGGACACGGACCGGGACGGCCGAGTGGGCCTGAAGGAGTTCCAGAGGGGGCTCTTCCGACACAACCCCTCCTCCGCAcccacctcctccacccccATTAAGCCCCAGCCCCAGCGGTCTCTCAGTCAG GCCTTCAAGGACAGTGCTGGCAGGTCggcttccccctctctcctctcagcCACCGTGGGACCCCGCCTGCTGTCCTGCATCGACGATGGCTCCGGCTTTGTGACCGCTGATCAGGTGATCACCATCTGGAGCGACGAGGGCATCAGGAACGGCGGTGGCATCCTCCAG ATGCTGGACTTCCCTCTGGACGAGAAGCTCAGTCTGGCTGAGCTGACACTGGCGCTGGACAACGAGCTGCTGGTCAGCGGGAATGGACTCCACCAGGCCGCCCTCGTCAGCTACAAAACTGAAATCCAGTTCCTGCA TGTCCAGGCAGAGCAGGCCTGTAAGGAGAGAGACAAGTTCCGGGCCGACCTGGAGCGAGCTGAAAAGAGGAACGTCCAGCTGGCCAGGGAGGTGGATGACCGGCATGCGGCAATGGAGACCCTGAATGAAAGCAAGATCAA GGACATCGAGCAGGAGTACCGGGACAAGCTGGCGGCCATGCGCAGCGAGGCGGAGGGCGAGACCGAGAGGCTGCTGCAGCAGGCCGGCCAGCACAGGACCCgtctggaggaggagctggagagCGTGCGGGCCCAGGGTGTCGGACTGAGGGAGGACGTGAGCGCCACAGTCCAG GAAAACATCCACCTGGAGAAGGAGCTGAGTGAGCTGAGGAGGAAGCTCTCCGAGTCCGAGAGAACCGTGTCCAAACTGCAGAgggacctggatcacctgctgATCGACAAG TTTGGCAGCTTCGACTCACTCGGCACTGGTCTGCTTAGCGAGGAGGAGCGCTTCTCCCAGATAATCAAGGAGTACGAGCTGCAGTGCAGG GAACTGCGTGACAGGAACGACGAGCTGAACACCGAGCTGGAGATGCTGCGAGGCTCACGGCCCGACAGGAAGTCGCATCAGACACAGGACAGCAGGGCCGGGCAGAGCAGGACTGGCGTCCGCCCACTGCCCGCTGACTCTGACTCCG ATGATCAAGACATCCCCAGGACTGATGAATATCCTCGTGTCAGAAGAAAACTACACATAGCTGACAGAAATG GTTTGGGTTCTCTCCAAAATGATCCACCTGACATGAGCATCGAAACTGAGCTGGCAATGCAGCAGCTGAAAGATAACCATCAGCAGGAGGTCCAGGATCTGAAGATCCAGCTGGAAACAAAG GTCAATTTCTATGAGAGGAATATCGAACTGATGAAGAGGAACATGGAGGTGGAGCGCAAGGACATTGGGGAGGGCTTCAAACTGGAGATCAGCGAGCTTGAGGAGCAGAAGGGCCAGCTAGAGGAGAGGTGCGAGCGGCTGCAGGCAGCCGTGGCGGCTCTCAAGGCCCAGCTGCAAAACGCCTCCTTGGGCCCGGAGCAGGAGAAGAGGCTGCTGAGAGAGAGGGCCGAGCTGGAGCAGAACTATGCCAAGGAGATCTCCAATCTGGTGCAGAGACTCAGCGCAGAGAAGGACCAGCTGGAGGAGGAGCTCACCAGCCAGAGGGAGCTGGAAGTACAGCAGATCAG GAAAGAAGCAGTCGATGAGGTAGAGCAAAGGTTGTCCCAAATTAAATCTCAGCACGCGGAAACCCAGAGGACACTGTCGCATCAGCTGTACTGCGAGAAGAGTTGCCTCCAGAGCCTTCGGCAGCAGTACGAGCAAGACCAGCGTATGTGGAGAGCTAGGGAGCAGGACCTCCATCTGGAAAGCAGGAAGGACAGGCTGAGAACTGAGGAACTGATGAGTGAAGAGCAAGCCAGGATCTGCAACAGCTTTGCTCTGGAGAAGAAACGGCTGGAGGATCGACACCTGGAGCAAGTAAAGCTGTTGCACAGTGAGATCCAGGAGCTGAAAACACACGTGGCTGAGCTGAAGAAGAAGGAAACCCTCCTGGAGAACTGCACCAAGTCGCTGGAGGCCCAGGCAGCGCTTGTTCAGCGGCTCACTGCTGACCTCAGGACCAGAGAGGAGGAACTGGAGAGGGTGACAAAAACAGTGGACGAGTTGCAGACGCAGCAGGAAGACAAGCTGATCTATGTACAGGTCAAACTGGAGTCAGAACTGAAGGAGAAAGAGACCGTTCTGGAGGGCTATACTTCTGCCCAGGAAGATGAGCTGAGAGTTCTGAGAAGACGGAGACGACACGGCAAAGGGGAATTGCTCCTCCAGTCTGACGATTTAAAGTCTGAGGCAGAAGACAAAGGAAGACTGGTGGAGGGACTGAACAGGCAAAGTATTGCACGTGAGCCACTGCAAGCCCAGCTTCTAGATGTGGATGGTTTGAAAAGGAAGGAACAAGACCTTCAAGATGAACTAGAGCAGGAAGGAGCCAGCTTGCTCTCGATCCAGGCGAAACTGGAGTCTGAGATGGAAGACAAGAGGTGGCTCCTGGAAGACCAAACGCATTTAGCTGTCGTTTCAAACAGTCTGTCCTCGCAGGTGGTGGAGAAAGATGGAGAACTGTCAGAGCTCAGAGAGACCATAGACGGCTTAGAGTCACAGTTAAAGCAGAGGGACAGCCTGATCCTTGAGCTACAGGTACGACTGGAGTCCCAGGGCAGAGACGATGACTTGGCCAAGAGGTTACAGCAGATGGAGTTCGAGGCGCAGTGCCAGTTACAGCAGGCCAGACAGGACTtcgaaagggagaaggaaaaaatgaaagagcagctGTTGCAGATGGAGAAGCTGGTAACCGATCTGGAGACGGTCATGGATGGTGGCATGGCACACAG GGCTGAACTCGACAAGGTCAATAGTGAGAACAGTGCACTCAAAGACCAGCTGTCTGCACTCCAGGAACATGTTCAGAAACTCAACGTTGATCTCAACAGAAAAAC AAAAGAACTGGAACAGGTGATGAGTGAAATGGAGAAGAAACAGAGTGACGTAGAGCTCGTCTACAAAGAG AACGCCAGGTACAGGGCCGAGGTACTGGAGATGAGCAACAGGAACCTGCAGCTGAGCAGCGAGAACGCCGAGCTGAACAGCCACATCAAGGCTGATCAGGGCGCCATCCAGCTGCTGAACGAGAGGCTGGCCGAGGTCTCGCTTCAGAAGGGAGAGGAGGCCGCACTTACcaggcagctgcaggaggcctcggCCAGGCTGCAGCGAGAGCAGCTCCAGCAGGAGGCCAGCTGGCAAAGAGAGCGAGAGCTGAAGGACCAGGAGCTGCACCTCGCCAAGGAGCAG CTCCAGCACCTGAAGGCGGTGGAGTCTGAGCTGACTAGCCTGGCCCTGAAACACCAGTGGCTGGGGCAAGACAAGGACAGGCTGGAGAAGGAGGCCGAGGAGAGGAACCAGAAG ATAGAAGAGTTACAGGCCTCCCTGCAGGCCCTCAGCAATCAGGTCGACCAGCTGCACTCACAGCTCCTGGCAGCCAATCGGGACCGGGGCCTTCTCACTGAGGAGGCAGCAGCCAATCAGAAGAGGTTGGAGGAGTCTATGGAAAAG ATCCAGGAGCTGGAGGCCAGCGCTGCGCGGCTGCAGCACGAGAAGGAGCAGCTGATAGTTGCACGGCGgcagcaggagcagcaggaggTGCTATCTCTCAGGACGGAGAGCCAGACCCTGCGTTCCCAGAGCCAGGATCTCCAGAGGAAG GTGGAGGCGATGCAGAGTCGAGAGGCCGAGCTGAGGCACGTGACCCAGGAGTGCCAGGCGCTAAGGAGCAGACAGGTGCAGCTTGAGTCCGACCTGCAGGACTCCCGGGACCAG CTCCTAGAGGCCCGCACCTCCCTCACGCTGGCGCAGTCACGGCATGCGAGGGAGCTGGAACAGCTTCGGGAGCGGGCGGACGCGGCACTCCCCAGGGAGCAGGCGCAGTCGCTGCAGGGGCAGCTGGTGGAGGAGCGGCACCGGGGGCAGGAGCTGCAGGAACAGCTCCAGGCGCAGGCGCAACAGGCTGGCATGCAGATGTCTCTGCAGCAG GAGCAGTATGAGAACGTGCTGAAACGGATGGAGGAGAAGATGGAAGACGTCGAGGCCAAACTCAGGAACCTCCGGGTGATGCTCCAGGAGAAGGTGGACCAGCTGAAGGAGCAG CTGTCCAAGAATGCCAAGTCGGACGTGCTGCTGAAGGACCTGTACGTGGAGAACTCGCAGCTGATGAAGGCCCTGCAGGTGACGGAGCAGCGGCAGAAGAGCGTGGAGAAGAAGAACTTCGCTCTCGAGGAGAAGATTGCCGCTCTCAACAAGCTGCTGCGCAAGATCGCCCCAGCCACTCTCACGGCCTAG
- the gins1 gene encoding DNA replication complex GINS protein PSF1, producing MFCEKAIELIRELQRSGDGQLPAFNEDGIRQVLEEMKALYEQNQTDVNEAKSEGRSELIPTIKFRHCCLLRNQRCIAGYLYDRLLRIRALRWEYGSVLPTSIRFHMCAEELEWFNQYKKSLATYMRSLGGEEGLDITQDVKPPKSLYIEVRCVKDHGEFEIEDGTIILLKKNSQHFLPRWKCEQLIRQGVLEHVVS from the exons atgttttgtgaAAAGGCAATCGAGCTGATCAGAGAACTGCAGCGCAGTGGTGATGGACAGCTGCCCGCTTTTAAC GAAGATGGCATTAGACAGGTTCTTGAAGAGATGAAAGCCTTATATGAACAGAACCAGACCGATGT GAACGAAGCCAAGTCAGAGGGGAGAAGTGAATTGATCCCAACTATTAAATTTCGCCACTGCTGTCTACTGAGGAACCAGCGCTGTATTGCAGGCTACCT TTATGACCGATTACTCCGTATCAGGGCTCTGAGGTGGGAATATGGCAGCGTGTTGCCAACATCGATACGCTTCCACATGTGTGCTGAAGAG CTGGAATGGTTTAACCAGTATAAGAAGTCTCTGGCCACCTACATGAGGTCACTGGGCGGAGAGGAAGGGCTGGACATCACACAGGACGTGAAGCCCCCCAAGAGTCTGTACATTGAG GTTCGGTGTGTGAAAGATCACGGAGAGTTTGAAATCGAGGATGGAACAATAATCCTCCTGAAGAAAAACAGCCAG CACTTCCTTCCTCGGTGGAAATGTGAGCAGCTGATTCGCCAGGGGGTCCTGGAGCATGTTGTCTCGTGA